In the genome of Bacillus sp. S3, one region contains:
- the greA gene encoding transcription elongation factor GreA, with product MAAEKVFPMTQAGKDKLEQELEYLKSVKRKEVVERIKIARSFGDLSENSEYDSAKEEQAFVEGRITTLENMIRNAKIIAESEMAGDSVSLGSTVTFVELPDGEEETYSIVGSAEADPFEGKISNDSPIAKSLLGKKVGDQVSVQTPGGEMSVRIVSIN from the coding sequence TTGGCTGCAGAGAAAGTATTCCCAATGACACAAGCAGGTAAAGACAAACTTGAACAAGAACTGGAATATTTAAAGTCAGTAAAACGTAAAGAGGTAGTAGAAAGAATTAAAATTGCCAGAAGTTTCGGAGACTTATCAGAAAACTCTGAATACGATTCCGCGAAAGAAGAGCAGGCGTTTGTTGAAGGACGAATTACAACATTAGAGAATATGATTCGCAATGCCAAAATTATCGCTGAAAGCGAAATGGCCGGCGATTCTGTTTCATTAGGCAGCACGGTAACATTTGTTGAGCTTCCTGATGGAGAAGAAGAAACTTACTCAATTGTTGGAAGTGCCGAGGCAGATCCGTTTGAAGGAAAAATTTCAAACGACTCGCCAATTGCTAAAAGCCTTTTAGGTAAAAAGGTGGGCGACCAAGTCTCCGTTCAAACTCCAGGCGGTGAAATGAGCGTCCGGATTGTCAGCATAAATTAG
- the udk gene encoding uridine kinase: protein MTAKPVVIGVTGGSGSGKTSVTKAIYESLKDHSILVLEQDYYYKDQSNLPFEERLKTNYDHPLAFDNDLLIEHIEKLLRYEAIEKPVYDYAIHTRSEKVIPVEPKDVIILEGILVLEDERLRNLMDIKLYVDTDADLRIIRRLTRDIKDRGRTFDSVTAQYLNVVRPMHNQFIEPTKRYADVIIPEGGQNHVAIDIMVTKIQTILEQKSFL, encoded by the coding sequence ATGACAGCGAAACCTGTTGTTATTGGTGTAACCGGCGGCTCGGGCTCCGGAAAAACCAGTGTGACGAAGGCAATTTATGAAAGTTTGAAAGATCACTCCATTTTGGTGCTTGAACAGGATTATTATTATAAAGACCAGAGCAATCTGCCTTTTGAAGAACGATTAAAAACAAATTATGACCACCCGCTTGCATTTGATAATGATTTGCTCATTGAACATATCGAGAAGCTGTTACGTTATGAGGCAATTGAAAAACCTGTTTATGATTATGCCATCCATACACGTTCAGAAAAGGTTATTCCCGTAGAACCGAAGGATGTTATCATTTTAGAGGGGATTTTAGTGCTCGAGGATGAACGACTCCGCAATTTAATGGACATTAAATTGTACGTTGACACGGATGCTGACTTAAGAATCATCCGTCGGCTGACACGCGATATTAAAGATCGCGGGCGGACTTTTGACTCTGTTACCGCACAATACTTAAATGTGGTACGTCCAATGCATAATCAGTTTATTGAACCAACTAAGCGCTATGCAGACGTGATTATCCCTGAGGGCGGGCAAAACCATGTTGCCATAGATATAATGGTCACAAAAATTCAAACAATTCTTGAACAAAAGTCATTTTTATGA
- a CDS encoding peptidase U32 family protein — protein MYTVNDKISEIIDGKRVIMKKPELLAPAGNLEKLKIAVHYGADAVFIGGQEYGLRSNADNFTFEEMKEGVEFAKKYGAKIYVTTNIFAHNENIAGLEEYILGLKETGIAGIIVADPLIIETCRRLAPEIEIHISTQQSLSNWKAAQFWKEAGAERVVLAREVSAEEIREMKEKVDVEIETFIHGAMCIAYSGRCTLSNHMTARDSNRGGCCQSCRWDYDLYQLEDSDQEVALFEEGDDPFAMSPKDLNLIQAIPQMIELGIDSLKIEGRMKSIHYIATVVSIYRKVIDAYCADPENFVIKREWLEELDKCANRETAPAFFEGIPGYKEQMFGNHSKKTKFEFVGLVLDYNEETQIVTLQQRNHFKPGEEVEFFGPEIQNFTHVIDKIWDEKGNELDAARHPLQIVQFKLDKPVYPNNMMRKEN, from the coding sequence GTGTATACAGTTAATGATAAAATTTCTGAAATCATTGATGGAAAACGTGTCATTATGAAGAAGCCGGAACTCCTTGCGCCGGCAGGCAATCTTGAGAAGCTAAAAATTGCCGTTCATTATGGAGCAGACGCCGTCTTTATCGGGGGCCAAGAATATGGTCTTCGTTCAAACGCGGATAACTTTACCTTTGAAGAAATGAAAGAAGGAGTCGAGTTCGCTAAGAAATACGGAGCGAAGATTTATGTGACAACTAACATTTTTGCTCATAATGAAAATATAGCCGGCTTGGAAGAGTATATTCTTGGCTTAAAAGAGACTGGAATAGCAGGAATTATTGTTGCGGATCCGCTCATTATTGAAACATGCCGCCGGCTTGCTCCTGAGATAGAAATCCACATTAGTACACAGCAATCACTTTCTAACTGGAAAGCAGCCCAGTTTTGGAAAGAGGCCGGGGCAGAGCGTGTTGTATTAGCGCGTGAGGTTAGTGCGGAAGAAATCAGAGAAATGAAAGAAAAGGTCGATGTTGAGATTGAGACCTTTATTCATGGGGCGATGTGCATTGCCTACTCCGGGCGCTGTACATTGAGCAACCATATGACAGCACGGGATTCCAACCGCGGCGGCTGCTGCCAGTCATGCCGCTGGGATTATGATCTTTACCAGCTTGAGGACAGCGATCAGGAAGTAGCTCTTTTTGAGGAAGGAGACGACCCATTCGCAATGAGTCCGAAGGATCTTAACCTCATTCAGGCGATCCCACAGATGATCGAGCTTGGAATTGACAGCTTGAAAATTGAAGGCCGGATGAAATCAATTCATTACATTGCAACCGTGGTAAGTATTTACCGAAAAGTGATTGATGCTTATTGTGCCGATCCTGAGAATTTTGTTATTAAGCGCGAGTGGTTAGAGGAACTTGATAAATGCGCTAACCGGGAAACGGCACCTGCATTTTTTGAAGGAATTCCAGGGTATAAAGAGCAAATGTTTGGTAATCATAGCAAGAAGACAAAGTTTGAATTTGTCGGCCTGGTGCTTGACTATAATGAGGAAACGCAAATCGTTACATTGCAGCAGCGTAACCATTTTAAACCAGGGGAAGAAGTCGAATTCTTTGGTCCGGAAATTCAAAACTTTACACACGTGATTGATAAAATTTGGGATGAAAAAGGGAATGAATTGGACGCAGCTAGACACCCACTTCAAATTGTGCAATTTAAATTGGACAAACCGGTATACCCTAACAACATGATGCGAAAGGAGAACTAG
- a CDS encoding peptidase U32 family protein, protein MKKTELLVTPLTVNDILPLAEAGADAFVVGEQRFGLRLAGEFNREDVQKAIELAHGMGKKVYVAVNAIFHNEKIDELSEYVHFIAEAKADAIIFGDPAVLMIAKEVAPELKLHWNTETTGTNWFTCNYWGEKGAKRAVLAREINMDAIVEIKENAEVEIEVQVHGMSCMFQSKRTLLGNYYEYQGKVMEVENRKAEKNMFLHDKERENKYPIFEDANGTHIMSPNDICIIDELQEMLEAGVDSFKIDGILKGPEYILAVTKLYREAIDLYFEDPDAYEDKKDELLEAMEEIQPANRSLDTGFYFKETVY, encoded by the coding sequence ATGAAAAAAACAGAATTGCTAGTCACTCCATTGACGGTAAACGATATTTTGCCACTTGCAGAAGCAGGAGCCGATGCCTTTGTTGTCGGGGAGCAGCGCTTTGGCTTACGATTAGCAGGGGAGTTTAATCGTGAAGATGTTCAAAAGGCCATTGAACTTGCGCACGGTATGGGGAAAAAAGTTTATGTAGCGGTGAATGCTATTTTTCACAATGAAAAAATAGACGAGCTTTCAGAATATGTCCACTTTATCGCTGAGGCAAAAGCGGACGCGATTATTTTTGGTGACCCGGCGGTGTTAATGATTGCTAAAGAAGTTGCCCCGGAATTGAAGCTTCATTGGAATACAGAGACAACAGGAACGAACTGGTTTACTTGTAATTATTGGGGTGAAAAAGGCGCGAAACGGGCTGTCTTAGCACGAGAAATCAACATGGATGCCATTGTTGAAATTAAAGAAAATGCTGAAGTGGAAATTGAAGTACAGGTTCATGGAATGAGCTGTATGTTCCAATCAAAACGGACCCTTCTTGGGAATTATTATGAGTATCAAGGAAAGGTTATGGAAGTCGAAAACCGTAAAGCAGAAAAAAATATGTTCTTGCACGATAAAGAACGCGAAAATAAGTATCCGATTTTTGAAGATGCGAATGGAACGCATATTATGAGCCCAAATGATATTTGCATCATTGATGAGCTTCAAGAGATGTTAGAGGCCGGTGTCGATTCCTTTAAGATAGATGGGATTTTAAAGGGACCTGAATATATTTTGGCTGTGACAAAACTTTATCGTGAAGCCATTGATTTATATTTTGAGGATCCGGATGCGTATGAGGATAAAAAGGACGAGCTGCTTGAGGCAATGGAGGAAATCCAGCCAGCAAATCGGTCTTTAGATACAGGGTTTTATTTTAAGGAAACAGTTTATTAA
- a CDS encoding O-methyltransferase, translated as MLNEKLHFYIEGLIPARIPLLSEMESYAKEHNVPIMELAGIETMLQLLRIHQSERILEVGTAIGYSALRMAEALPNAEIVTIERDEERIQVAKAFIGRSPKGKQITIIEGDALEVENFVQGRAPFDAIFIDAAKGQYKKFFEMYEKYLRDDGMIITDNVLFKGLVAEDVIESKRIRNLVKKIDEFNHWLLNHPEYDSVILPVGDGVAISKRRGERK; from the coding sequence TTGTTAAATGAGAAGCTGCATTTTTATATTGAAGGTCTAATTCCGGCTCGCATTCCCCTGCTTTCCGAGATGGAGAGCTATGCAAAGGAGCATAATGTTCCGATTATGGAACTTGCCGGTATTGAAACCATGCTGCAATTACTGCGAATCCATCAATCCGAAAGAATTCTTGAGGTTGGCACCGCGATTGGCTATTCGGCGTTACGAATGGCAGAGGCATTGCCTAATGCTGAAATCGTTACGATTGAACGGGACGAAGAAAGAATACAAGTTGCAAAAGCATTTATCGGGCGATCACCTAAAGGTAAGCAAATTACGATCATTGAAGGCGATGCTCTTGAGGTTGAAAATTTTGTTCAAGGGCGGGCACCATTCGATGCTATTTTTATTGATGCTGCTAAAGGCCAATACAAAAAGTTCTTTGAGATGTATGAAAAATATCTTCGAGACGATGGCATGATTATTACTGATAATGTGCTGTTTAAAGGACTTGTAGCTGAAGATGTAATTGAATCCAAAAGAATCAGAAACCTTGTGAAAAAAATAGATGAATTTAATCATTGGTTACTAAATCATCCGGAATATGACTCCGTGATCCTGCCTGTGGGGGACGGGGTTGCAATCAGCAAAAGGAGAGGTGAGAGGAAATGA
- the mltG gene encoding endolytic transglycosylase MltG — MTTDEKGSKKEVIRKKMLEQHHEAKIVRKIVLIISILMVLFIVIIGGGGYLYIQSALKPVDANSKKQKTVEIPLGSSVTGIAEKLVANGIIKNAKVFKYYVKLKNEGGFMAGDYQLSPSMDVPEIVSRLKTGKVLAKASFKITIPEGKQLKEIAAIMAKATSQKEDDVFNKLNDKEFISTLMAKYPDILTDEILHSTVKFPLEGYLYPATYPFYKPNPTVDEMVTAMLDKTRSVVADYAAESNEKKLSVHQLLTMASLIEEEATGKADRKTIASVFYNRMKIGMPLQTDPTVLYAQGKHKEKVLYDDLEVNSPYNTYKNTGLPPGPIANAGKVSIEAALEPAETDYYYFLATAEGAVIFTKTLEEHNQEKAKHITNKK, encoded by the coding sequence ATGACAACAGACGAAAAGGGCTCAAAGAAAGAGGTTATTCGAAAAAAAATGCTTGAGCAGCACCATGAAGCAAAAATTGTTCGTAAGATTGTTTTAATTATCTCAATCTTAATGGTATTATTCATAGTCATAATTGGCGGCGGAGGATATCTCTACATACAATCAGCACTTAAACCTGTTGACGCTAACAGTAAGAAACAGAAAACAGTCGAAATCCCGTTAGGGTCATCTGTCACAGGGATTGCAGAAAAATTAGTAGCAAACGGCATTATAAAAAATGCTAAAGTATTCAAGTATTATGTAAAGCTAAAAAATGAAGGCGGCTTTATGGCCGGAGATTATCAGCTTAGCCCTTCGATGGATGTTCCTGAAATCGTCAGCCGCTTGAAAACGGGTAAAGTACTAGCGAAGGCAAGCTTTAAAATTACGATTCCAGAGGGAAAGCAGCTGAAGGAAATTGCGGCTATTATGGCAAAAGCAACAAGCCAAAAAGAAGATGACGTTTTTAATAAATTAAATGATAAAGAATTTATTAGTACACTAATGGCCAAATACCCTGATATATTAACTGATGAAATTCTTCATTCAACGGTAAAATTTCCACTTGAAGGCTACTTATATCCAGCGACCTATCCATTTTATAAGCCAAATCCAACTGTTGATGAAATGGTCACGGCAATGCTTGATAAAACAAGATCAGTGGTTGCGGATTATGCGGCGGAAAGTAATGAAAAAAAGCTTTCCGTTCATCAATTGCTCACGATGGCGTCTTTAATCGAGGAGGAGGCTACGGGGAAAGCCGACCGGAAAACAATCGCAAGTGTTTTCTATAACCGAATGAAAATAGGCATGCCGCTACAAACCGATCCAACTGTTTTATATGCGCAAGGAAAACATAAAGAGAAAGTTTTATATGATGATTTGGAAGTGAACTCACCTTATAATACGTATAAAAATACGGGTCTGCCGCCGGGTCCGATTGCCAATGCCGGAAAAGTTTCTATTGAAGCGGCACTGGAACCGGCGGAAACGGATTACTATTATTTCCTGGCAACGGCAGAGGGTGCAGTTATCTTTACAAAAACATTAGAAGAACATAATCAGGAAAAAGCAAAACATATTACCAATAAAAAATAA
- a CDS encoding DUF1292 domain-containing protein has product MTHEHNHEDRYITLVDENGDEQLFEILFTFDSDEFEKSYVFFYPVGADEDEEEEIDILTYAYIPTEDGGFGELMEIETDEEWDMVEEVFNTFNEEQEEH; this is encoded by the coding sequence ATGACACACGAACATAACCATGAGGATCGCTATATCACACTAGTAGATGAAAATGGCGATGAACAATTATTTGAAATACTTTTTACGTTTGATTCAGACGAATTTGAAAAGTCCTATGTGTTCTTTTATCCGGTTGGTGCGGATGAGGATGAAGAGGAAGAAATTGATATTCTCACATATGCATACATTCCAACTGAAGACGGCGGTTTCGGAGAATTAATGGAAATCGAAACGGACGAAGAGTGGGATATGGTAGAAGAGGTATTTAATACTTTTAACGAGGAACAAGAGGAACATTAA
- the ruvX gene encoding Holliday junction resolvase RuvX has translation MRAMGLDVGSKTVGIALSDELGWTAQGLKTLKINEEKQEFGFEEIGQIISEYQVDTVVIGFPKNMNGTVGPRGEASQQFAAEIENRFAVPTVLWDERLTTMAAERVLLEADVSRKKRKKVIDKMAAVMILQGYLDSKN, from the coding sequence ATGCGTGCAATGGGTTTAGATGTTGGCTCTAAAACCGTCGGTATTGCCCTAAGCGATGAGCTGGGATGGACGGCACAGGGCCTTAAAACCCTCAAAATCAATGAAGAAAAGCAGGAGTTTGGTTTTGAGGAGATTGGTCAAATAATTAGTGAGTATCAAGTCGATACGGTCGTTATTGGATTTCCAAAAAATATGAACGGGACGGTGGGTCCGCGCGGAGAAGCCAGTCAGCAATTTGCTGCTGAAATCGAGAACCGGTTTGCTGTACCTACTGTTTTATGGGACGAGCGGCTGACAACAATGGCTGCTGAACGAGTATTGCTTGAAGCCGATGTCAGTCGGAAAAAACGAAAGAAGGTCATCGATAAAATGGCAGCAGTGATGATTCTTCAAGGCTATCTTGATAGTAAAAATTAA
- a CDS encoding IreB family regulatory phosphoprotein: protein MSSFDKTMRFNFPEEPFEHDVKDVLFQVYEALQEKGYNPINQIVGYLLSGDPAYIPRHRDARNIIRKLERDEIIEELVKSYLKQQREG from the coding sequence GTGAGTTCATTTGACAAAACGATGCGATTTAATTTTCCCGAAGAGCCATTTGAACATGATGTGAAGGATGTGTTATTTCAAGTCTATGAGGCTTTGCAGGAAAAGGGGTATAATCCTATCAATCAAATTGTCGGATACCTATTATCGGGCGATCCTGCCTATATTCCACGGCATCGCGATGCCCGCAACATCATTCGCAAGTTAGAACGGGACGAAATTATTGAGGAATTGGTCAAATCCTATCTAAAACAACAACGAGAGGGTTAA
- the alaS gene encoding alanine--tRNA ligase, whose product MKNLTGSQIRSMFLQFFNEEKGHAIEPSASLVPHDDPSLLWINSGVATLKKYFDGRVVPENPRITNAQKSIRTNDIENVGKTARHHTFFEMLGNFSIGEYFKQEAIEWAWEFLTDEKWIGWNPELLSVTVHPEDHEAYEIWNKTIGIPEERIIRLEGNFWDIGEGPSGPNTEIFYDRGQEYGDDPSDPELYPGGENERYLEVWNLVFSQFNHNPDGTYTPLPKKNIDTGMGLERMASVVQNVPTNFDTDLFIPIIRAVEEISGEKYGVDKERDVAFKVIADHIRTVAFAVGDGALPSNEGRGYVLRRLLRRAVRYAKQININRPFMYELVPVVGEIMDDFYPEVKDKTEFIQKVIKNEEERFHETLHEGLAILASVIKKEKEKGSGTITGADVFRLYDTYGFPVELTEEYAEEEGMKVDHQGFEVEMEQQRDRARKARQDVDSMQVQGGVLRDVTVQSKFAGYDTLETSGAVAAIIKNGELVEEALGGEEVQLILDVTPFYAESGGQIADRGIIEGEGVSVAVKDVQKAPNGQNLHQVVVKSGTLKTNQPVTAKVDAENRVKTIKNHTATHLLHQALKDVLGEHVNQAGSLVEPDRLRFDFSHFGQIQPEELEQIEKIVNEKIWRNIEVDISLKPIAEAKAMGAMALFGEKYGDIVRVVRVGDYSLELCGGCHVPNTSVIGLFKIVSEGGIGAGTRRIEAVTGESAYKSLNDQVGLLKDAAEKLKTNPKDIVNRIESLMIEMKQLQRENESLATKLGNIEAGSLVSKAKEVDGVTVLAAKVQAADMNNLRNMADDLKQKLGSVVIVLGSAHEGKVNLIAAVTKDLIDKGYHAGKLIKEVATRCGGGGGGRPDMAQAGGKDPAKLDSALQFVDEWVKSI is encoded by the coding sequence ATGAAAAATTTAACTGGATCACAAATCCGCTCGATGTTTTTACAGTTTTTTAACGAAGAAAAAGGACACGCTATTGAACCAAGTGCATCTCTTGTTCCGCATGATGATCCTTCCTTGTTGTGGATCAACAGTGGTGTGGCAACCTTAAAGAAATATTTTGATGGGCGGGTAGTCCCTGAAAATCCACGTATCACAAATGCCCAAAAATCTATTAGAACGAATGATATTGAGAATGTCGGAAAAACCGCACGTCACCATACGTTCTTTGAAATGCTTGGTAACTTTTCTATCGGTGAATATTTCAAACAGGAAGCAATTGAATGGGCATGGGAATTTTTAACCGATGAAAAATGGATTGGCTGGAATCCAGAGTTATTATCTGTGACAGTTCACCCAGAGGATCATGAAGCATACGAAATTTGGAATAAAACAATTGGCATACCAGAAGAACGCATTATTCGCCTTGAAGGGAACTTCTGGGATATTGGTGAAGGACCAAGCGGCCCGAATACCGAAATTTTCTATGATCGCGGTCAGGAGTATGGAGATGACCCAAGCGACCCAGAACTATACCCAGGCGGTGAAAACGAGCGTTATCTTGAAGTATGGAACCTAGTTTTTTCACAATTTAATCATAACCCTGATGGTACCTACACACCGCTGCCAAAGAAAAATATTGATACCGGCATGGGACTTGAGCGGATGGCATCTGTTGTTCAAAATGTTCCTACCAATTTCGATACAGATTTATTTATTCCAATCATTCGGGCAGTCGAGGAAATATCCGGTGAAAAATATGGCGTTGATAAAGAACGCGATGTCGCATTCAAAGTCATCGCTGACCATATTCGTACGGTGGCATTTGCAGTTGGCGATGGTGCATTGCCGTCCAATGAAGGCCGCGGCTATGTGCTGCGTCGTTTGCTGCGCCGGGCTGTCCGCTACGCGAAACAAATCAATATCAACCGTCCATTTATGTATGAACTCGTTCCTGTCGTCGGTGAAATCATGGATGATTTCTATCCAGAGGTAAAGGACAAGACCGAATTCATTCAAAAGGTCATTAAAAATGAAGAGGAGCGTTTCCACGAAACCCTTCATGAAGGCTTAGCGATTTTAGCAAGCGTCATTAAAAAGGAAAAAGAAAAAGGCAGCGGTACGATTACAGGTGCTGATGTGTTCCGTCTTTATGACACATACGGATTCCCTGTAGAACTGACTGAAGAATATGCCGAAGAGGAAGGCATGAAGGTTGATCATCAAGGCTTCGAGGTTGAAATGGAGCAGCAGCGTGACCGTGCAAGAAAGGCCCGTCAAGATGTCGATTCCATGCAGGTGCAAGGCGGAGTACTTCGCGATGTTACTGTCCAAAGTAAATTCGCTGGCTACGATACTCTAGAGACTAGCGGAGCTGTTGCAGCAATCATTAAGAATGGCGAACTTGTAGAGGAAGCATTAGGCGGTGAAGAAGTCCAGCTCATTCTCGATGTGACACCGTTTTATGCAGAAAGCGGCGGACAAATTGCAGACCGTGGCATAATTGAGGGAGAGGGTGTCAGCGTTGCCGTTAAGGATGTTCAAAAAGCGCCGAATGGTCAAAACCTCCATCAAGTAGTAGTAAAAAGCGGTACATTAAAAACGAACCAGCCGGTAACAGCAAAGGTGGACGCCGAGAACCGCGTCAAGACTATCAAAAACCATACAGCAACACATTTGCTTCATCAAGCCCTTAAGGACGTGCTTGGCGAGCACGTAAACCAAGCTGGTTCTCTTGTCGAGCCTGACCGTCTTCGTTTTGACTTTTCGCATTTTGGTCAAATTCAGCCGGAAGAATTGGAACAGATTGAAAAAATCGTGAATGAAAAGATTTGGCGGAATATCGAAGTCGACATCAGCCTAAAACCAATTGCAGAGGCAAAAGCAATGGGGGCAATGGCCCTTTTTGGAGAAAAATATGGTGATATCGTCCGTGTTGTTAGGGTTGGTGATTACAGCCTAGAGCTTTGCGGAGGCTGTCATGTTCCTAATACATCTGTTATTGGCTTGTTTAAAATTGTTTCGGAAGGCGGAATTGGTGCCGGAACAAGAAGAATTGAGGCTGTAACAGGTGAATCAGCTTATAAATCATTAAATGATCAAGTTGGTTTGTTAAAGGATGCAGCTGAGAAGCTTAAAACAAATCCGAAAGATATTGTGAACCGAATTGAAAGTTTAATGATCGAAATGAAACAGCTGCAGCGGGAAAACGAATCGCTTGCCACAAAGCTTGGAAATATTGAAGCGGGCAGCCTTGTATCTAAAGCGAAAGAAGTTGACGGTGTAACGGTCTTAGCAGCAAAGGTTCAGGCTGCTGATATGAATAACTTGAGAAATATGGCAGATGACCTGAAGCAAAAGCTTGGTTCTGTTGTCATTGTTCTCGGCAGTGCGCATGAAGGAAAGGTAAATCTAATTGCCGCTGTAACAAAGGATTTAATCGACAAAGGCTACCATGCCGGGAAACTTATAAAAGAAGTCGCTACACGCTGCGGCGGAGGAGGCGGCGGCCGTCCAGATATGGCCCAGGCGGGAGGAAAAGATCCTGCAAAATTGGATTCCGCACTCCAATTCGTAGACGAATGGGTAAAATCCATTTGA
- a CDS encoding AI-2E family transporter — protein MDIRMKWYYRIGFLLLLLIVIFVFLKISFVWMPVVRMAAIIIIPFIIGGFITYLLHPIVERLHEKGLHRGFAIILIYFIFFGGIGAGLYKGIPAIIDQLKDLSESAPVFAEQYRDWINQLQAHTRAWPDGLQARMNDGIDTFERKMDSLLTVIVNMLLNLLNSALLMLLIPFIAFYMLKDFGLIKRAVWYMTPKKWRRKGTLFLKDVDKSLGSYIRGQLLVCVIIGSISALLFWVFHLKYPLLLGLIIGATNVIPYFGPIIGAVPAVIIAATTSVKLVIITLVIVFGLQFLEGNILSPYIVGKSLHMHPLVIMAALTAGGEIGGVLGLILAVPIMAVLKVGIIHAKNHLMKESN, from the coding sequence GTGGATATTCGGATGAAATGGTATTACCGCATCGGTTTTTTGCTCCTTTTGTTAATTGTCATTTTTGTTTTTCTAAAAATTAGTTTCGTGTGGATGCCGGTTGTCAGAATGGCTGCCATCATCATTATTCCCTTTATTATTGGCGGGTTTATTACCTATTTACTACACCCTATCGTCGAAAGATTACATGAAAAAGGTCTACATCGCGGGTTTGCAATTATTTTAATTTATTTTATTTTTTTTGGCGGAATCGGCGCGGGATTGTATAAAGGGATACCGGCAATCATTGATCAATTAAAAGACTTGTCCGAGAGTGCGCCTGTCTTTGCGGAACAATACCGCGATTGGATTAACCAGCTCCAAGCACATACAAGGGCATGGCCGGATGGACTGCAAGCCCGCATGAATGACGGCATCGATACCTTCGAGAGAAAGATGGACTCATTACTAACGGTTATCGTCAATATGTTATTGAACCTGTTGAATTCAGCATTATTGATGTTGCTTATTCCTTTCATTGCTTTTTATATGTTAAAGGATTTTGGCTTAATTAAACGGGCAGTTTGGTATATGACCCCTAAAAAGTGGCGCAGGAAGGGGACATTATTTCTAAAAGATGTCGATAAATCCCTTGGCAGTTATATTCGGGGGCAGCTCCTTGTTTGTGTCATAATCGGCAGTATTTCTGCCCTGTTATTTTGGGTCTTTCATTTAAAATACCCCTTATTATTAGGGCTGATTATTGGTGCGACCAACGTAATCCCTTATTTTGGACCGATTATTGGGGCTGTGCCGGCAGTCATAATCGCCGCGACAACATCGGTGAAATTAGTGATAATTACGTTAGTCATTGTGTTTGGGCTGCAATTTCTTGAAGGAAATATCTTATCCCCCTATATTGTGGGCAAGAGTTTGCATATGCACCCGCTAGTCATTATGGCCGCATTAACGGCAGGCGGAGAAATTGGCGGTGTTCTAGGTCTTATATTGGCGGTACCGATCATGGCTGTGCTAAAAGTGGGGATCATTCACGCAAAAAATCATTTAATGAAGGAATCAAATTGA
- a CDS encoding YrzQ family protein, with the protein MGKMMTTMIAFGAGMAAYNIAQRNNMMSARNMKRMQKKVKRAIF; encoded by the coding sequence ATGGGTAAAATGATGACAACGATGATTGCTTTTGGTGCGGGAATGGCAGCCTATAATATCGCTCAGCGAAATAATATGATGTCTGCCCGCAATATGAAAAGAATGCAAAAGAAAGTAAAACGAGCGATTTTTTAA
- a CDS encoding PRC-barrel domain-containing protein, with protein MRTFSLLKGQPVFETKSGTKIGEISDLCISSTGKVKGLLVKKGVFFKQSFFLDIQEVASFGWDGVMIEDTGLLQKLKESPEYTLTHQHSLDGMMMLSKSGESLGLLTDVYFQEEVGTIVGYEITDGFFSDITKGKQVIQSGKPIAIGKDAIIVDVNNT; from the coding sequence TTGCGGACATTTTCTTTATTGAAAGGGCAGCCAGTATTTGAAACGAAAAGCGGAACAAAAATAGGTGAAATTAGTGACCTATGTATTTCAAGCACCGGAAAAGTCAAAGGCCTATTGGTTAAAAAAGGCGTGTTCTTCAAACAATCCTTTTTTCTGGACATTCAAGAAGTGGCCTCATTTGGCTGGGATGGGGTTATGATTGAGGACACTGGGCTATTACAAAAGTTAAAAGAGAGTCCGGAATATACGTTAACACACCAGCATTCACTAGACGGAATGATGATGCTCTCAAAGAGCGGGGAGTCACTCGGGTTGTTAACAGATGTATATTTTCAAGAAGAAGTGGGCACAATCGTAGGGTACGAAATCACGGATGGCTTCTTTTCGGATATCACGAAAGGCAAACAAGTCATTCAATCCGGGAAGCCCATAGCGATCGGAAAGGATGCCATTATCGTAGATGTTAATAATACGTGA